Proteins co-encoded in one Falco rusticolus isolate bFalRus1 chromosome 14, bFalRus1.pri, whole genome shotgun sequence genomic window:
- the LOC119157167 gene encoding uncharacterized protein LOC119157167 isoform X2: MSSLQGYCTLCSILMLVGRNLGIHVKIHQDSVNGTVGESVLLPISYRFDGAPCFPVWILWALNDSQGPFTTCTVYNCSLGARGTPSSCFATCFTYATYQSRTKVFPENGSLLLQNLQLSDSRGYTVTFRPPPQTLTITLTVHEQPSSPPPPDESSQGRYYAIWICSSIFPLLFLLFYCTRRRGAARQQKRKVIKQQQVSSMEEAHVESAAVGNVATIYATVADRFEQSQPRPTPEVMYASITAPGPPGLDPGPYHLLV, translated from the exons ATGAGCTCTTTGCAGGGGTACTGCACCCTCTGCTCCATCCTGATGCTCGTCG ggaGAAACCTGGGTATCCATGTCAAAATCCATCAGGATTCGGTCAATGGCACCGTGGGTgagtctgtgctgctgcccatcTCCTACAGGTTTGATGGTGCCCCTTGCTTCCCAGTGTGGATTCTCTGGGCACTCAATGACAGCCAGGGCCCGTTCACCACCTGCACGGTGTACAACTGCTCCCTGGGTGCCAGAGGcactcccagctcctgctttgcAACTTGTTTCACCTACGCCACGTACCAGAGCCGCACGAAGGTCTTTCCGGAGAATgggtccctgctgctgcagaacctGCAGCTCAGCGATAGCAGAGGCTACACTGTCACGTTCAGACCACCACCCCAAACCTTGACCATCACCCTGACGGTACATGAGCAGCCTTCCAGCCCACCGCCTCCAG atGAGAGCAGCCAAGGCCGTTACTATGCAATTTGGATTTGTTCTTCAATCTTCCCCCTGCTATTCCTGCTGTTCTACTGCACAAGGCGCCGAG GTGCAGCTCggcagcagaagaggaaagtcATTAAACAACAGCAG GTCTCCAGCATGGAGGAGGCCCACGTGGAAAGCGCTGCAGTGGGGAACGTGGCAACCATTTATGCCACAGTTGCAGACAGGTTTGAACAGTCACAGCCAAGACCAACACCAGAGGTCATGTATGCATCTATAACTGCTCCTGGTCCCCCAGGGCTGGACCCTGGCCCCTACCATCTCCTGGTTTGA
- the LOC119157167 gene encoding uncharacterized protein LOC119157167 isoform X1, whose translation MSSGWCRWSLGSLLLLLGRNLGIHVKIHQDSVNGTVGESVLLPISYRFDGAPCFPVWILWALNDSQGPFTTCTVYNCSLGARGTPSSCFATCFTYATYQSRTKVFPENGSLLLQNLQLSDSRGYTVTFRPPPQTLTITLTVHEQPSSPPPPDESSQGRYYAIWICSSIFPLLFLLFYCTRRRGAARQQKRKVIKQQQVSSMEEAHVESAAVGNVATIYATVADRFEQSQPRPTPEVMYASITAPGPPGLDPGPYHLLV comes from the exons ATGTCCTCCGGCTGGTGCCGTTGGAGCCTcggctccctcctgctgctcctcg ggaGAAACCTGGGTATCCATGTCAAAATCCATCAGGATTCGGTCAATGGCACCGTGGGTgagtctgtgctgctgcccatcTCCTACAGGTTTGATGGTGCCCCTTGCTTCCCAGTGTGGATTCTCTGGGCACTCAATGACAGCCAGGGCCCGTTCACCACCTGCACGGTGTACAACTGCTCCCTGGGTGCCAGAGGcactcccagctcctgctttgcAACTTGTTTCACCTACGCCACGTACCAGAGCCGCACGAAGGTCTTTCCGGAGAATgggtccctgctgctgcagaacctGCAGCTCAGCGATAGCAGAGGCTACACTGTCACGTTCAGACCACCACCCCAAACCTTGACCATCACCCTGACGGTACATGAGCAGCCTTCCAGCCCACCGCCTCCAG atGAGAGCAGCCAAGGCCGTTACTATGCAATTTGGATTTGTTCTTCAATCTTCCCCCTGCTATTCCTGCTGTTCTACTGCACAAGGCGCCGAG GTGCAGCTCggcagcagaagaggaaagtcATTAAACAACAGCAG GTCTCCAGCATGGAGGAGGCCCACGTGGAAAGCGCTGCAGTGGGGAACGTGGCAACCATTTATGCCACAGTTGCAGACAGGTTTGAACAGTCACAGCCAAGACCAACACCAGAGGTCATGTATGCATCTATAACTGCTCCTGGTCCCCCAGGGCTGGACCCTGGCCCCTACCATCTCCTGGTTTGA
- the TMLHE gene encoding trimethyllysine dioxygenase, mitochondrial isoform X3 has product MRFDFVWLRDHCRSASCYNAKTNQRSLDTASVDLGIKPKAVRVDETTLFLTWPDGHVTRYGLEWLVKNSYEGQKQQVMHPRILWNAEIYRQAQVPSVDCRSFLETDEGLKEFLQNFLLYGIAFVENVTPTKEDTEILAERISLIRETIYGRMWYFTSDFSRGDTAYTKLALDRHTDTTYFQEPCGIQVFHCLKHEGTGGRTLLVDGFYAAEQVLQQAPDQFELLSKVPLKHEYVENVGDCHNHMIGVGPVLNVYPWNNELYLIRYNNYDRAVINTVPYDIVHRWYAAHRTLTTELRRPENELWVKLKPGKALFVDNWRVLHGREAFTGYRQLCGCYLTRDDVLNTARVLGLQA; this is encoded by the exons ATGCGCTTCGATTTTGTGTGGCTGAGGGACCACTGCCGCTCTGCTTCCTGCTACAATGCCAAGACGAACCAGCGCAGCTTGGACACGGCTAGTGTGGACCTGGGTATCAAACCCAAGGCTGTCCGAGTGGATGAGACCACACTCTTCCTCACGT GGCCGGATGGGCACGTGACGCGGTATGGGCTGGAGTGGCTTGTGAAGAACAGCTATgaggggcagaagcagcaggtcaTGCACCCGCGGATTCTCTGGAATGCAGAAATTTACCGCCAAGCCCAGGTCCCATCCGTCGACTGCCGGAGTTTCCTGGAGACAGATGAGGGGCTAAAGGAATTCCTGCAAAACTTCTTGTTATATGGGATTGCTTTTGTAGAGAATGTCACTCCCACCAAAGAGGACACGGAAATTTTGGCGGAAAGGATCAGCTTAATCAG GGAGACCATTTATGGTAGAATGTGGTACTTTACCTCTGACTTCTCTCGGGGGGACACTGCCTACACCAAGCTGGCTCTGGATCGTCACACCGACACAACCTACTTCCAGGAGCCCTGCGG CATCCAGGTGTTTCACTGCCTGAAGCACGAGGGCACAGGTGGGCGGACGCTGCTGGTGGATGGTTTCTATGCAGCAGAGCAGGTTCTCCAGCAAGCCCCTGATCAATTCGAGCTGCTCAGCAAGGTGCCGTTGAAGCACGAGTATGTTGAGAACGTGGGAGACTGTCACAATCACATGATCGGAGTCGGGCCGGTTCTCAATGTCTATCCCTGGAACAACGAGCTTTATCTGATCAG ATACAATAACTATGATCGTGCCGTTATCAACACAGTGCCTTACGATATTGTACATCGTTGGTACGCTGCGCACCGCACACTCACCACGGAGCTCAGGAGACCAGAAAATGAACTGTGGGTCAAACTGAAGCCAGGCAAG GCACTGTTTGTAGATAACTGGCGTGTCCTGCACGGACGGGAAGCGTTCACAGGGTACCGCCAGCTCTGTGGCTGTTACCTGACGAGAGATGATGTGCTGAACACCGCACGCGTACTGGGACTCCAAGCTTAG
- the TMLHE gene encoding trimethyllysine dioxygenase, mitochondrial isoform X2, producing MWCRRLACLFKVPCQLSGSARHHLLWLSRDRKAVLGAAARWHHTAPESLKCAWQLHGDHLELRYANTLMRFDFVWLRDHCRSASCYNAKTNQRSLDTASVDLGIKPKAVRVDETTLFLTWPDGHVTRYGLEWLVKNSYEGQKQQVMHPRILWNAEIYRQAQVPSVDCRSFLETDEGLKEFLQNFLLYGIAFVENVTPTKEDTEILAERISLIRETIYGRMWYFTSDFSRGDTAYTKLALDRHTDTTYFQEPCGIQVFHCLKHEGTGGRTLLVDGFYAAEQVLQQAPDQFELLSKVPLKHEYVENVGDCHNHMIGVGPVLNVYPWNNELYLIRYNNYDRAVINTVPYDIVHRWYAAHRTLTTELRRPENELWVKLKPGKALFVDNWRVLHGREAFTGYRQLCGCYLTRDDVLNTARVLGLQA from the exons ATGTGGTGCAGGAGGCTGGCATGTCTGTTCAAGGTGCCGTGCCAGCTGAGTGGAAGTGCAAGACATCACTTGCTGTGGCTGTCCCGTGACAGAAAGGCTGTCCTCGGTGCTGCAGCTCGCTGGCATCACACAGCCCCAGAGTCCCTCAAATGTGCCTGGCAGTTACATGGTGACCATCTAG AGCTCAGGTATGCGAACACACTGATGCGCTTCGATTTTGTGTGGCTGAGGGACCACTGCCGCTCTGCTTCCTGCTACAATGCCAAGACGAACCAGCGCAGCTTGGACACGGCTAGTGTGGACCTGGGTATCAAACCCAAGGCTGTCCGAGTGGATGAGACCACACTCTTCCTCACGT GGCCGGATGGGCACGTGACGCGGTATGGGCTGGAGTGGCTTGTGAAGAACAGCTATgaggggcagaagcagcaggtcaTGCACCCGCGGATTCTCTGGAATGCAGAAATTTACCGCCAAGCCCAGGTCCCATCCGTCGACTGCCGGAGTTTCCTGGAGACAGATGAGGGGCTAAAGGAATTCCTGCAAAACTTCTTGTTATATGGGATTGCTTTTGTAGAGAATGTCACTCCCACCAAAGAGGACACGGAAATTTTGGCGGAAAGGATCAGCTTAATCAG GGAGACCATTTATGGTAGAATGTGGTACTTTACCTCTGACTTCTCTCGGGGGGACACTGCCTACACCAAGCTGGCTCTGGATCGTCACACCGACACAACCTACTTCCAGGAGCCCTGCGG CATCCAGGTGTTTCACTGCCTGAAGCACGAGGGCACAGGTGGGCGGACGCTGCTGGTGGATGGTTTCTATGCAGCAGAGCAGGTTCTCCAGCAAGCCCCTGATCAATTCGAGCTGCTCAGCAAGGTGCCGTTGAAGCACGAGTATGTTGAGAACGTGGGAGACTGTCACAATCACATGATCGGAGTCGGGCCGGTTCTCAATGTCTATCCCTGGAACAACGAGCTTTATCTGATCAG ATACAATAACTATGATCGTGCCGTTATCAACACAGTGCCTTACGATATTGTACATCGTTGGTACGCTGCGCACCGCACACTCACCACGGAGCTCAGGAGACCAGAAAATGAACTGTGGGTCAAACTGAAGCCAGGCAAG GCACTGTTTGTAGATAACTGGCGTGTCCTGCACGGACGGGAAGCGTTCACAGGGTACCGCCAGCTCTGTGGCTGTTACCTGACGAGAGATGATGTGCTGAACACCGCACGCGTACTGGGACTCCAAGCTTAG
- the TMLHE gene encoding trimethyllysine dioxygenase, mitochondrial isoform X1: MVPGRMWCRRLACLFKVPCQLSGSARHHLLWLSRDRKAVLGAAARWHHTAPESLKCAWQLHGDHLELRYANTLMRFDFVWLRDHCRSASCYNAKTNQRSLDTASVDLGIKPKAVRVDETTLFLTWPDGHVTRYGLEWLVKNSYEGQKQQVMHPRILWNAEIYRQAQVPSVDCRSFLETDEGLKEFLQNFLLYGIAFVENVTPTKEDTEILAERISLIRETIYGRMWYFTSDFSRGDTAYTKLALDRHTDTTYFQEPCGIQVFHCLKHEGTGGRTLLVDGFYAAEQVLQQAPDQFELLSKVPLKHEYVENVGDCHNHMIGVGPVLNVYPWNNELYLIRYNNYDRAVINTVPYDIVHRWYAAHRTLTTELRRPENELWVKLKPGKALFVDNWRVLHGREAFTGYRQLCGCYLTRDDVLNTARVLGLQA, translated from the exons ATGGTGCCTGGGAG GATGTGGTGCAGGAGGCTGGCATGTCTGTTCAAGGTGCCGTGCCAGCTGAGTGGAAGTGCAAGACATCACTTGCTGTGGCTGTCCCGTGACAGAAAGGCTGTCCTCGGTGCTGCAGCTCGCTGGCATCACACAGCCCCAGAGTCCCTCAAATGTGCCTGGCAGTTACATGGTGACCATCTAG AGCTCAGGTATGCGAACACACTGATGCGCTTCGATTTTGTGTGGCTGAGGGACCACTGCCGCTCTGCTTCCTGCTACAATGCCAAGACGAACCAGCGCAGCTTGGACACGGCTAGTGTGGACCTGGGTATCAAACCCAAGGCTGTCCGAGTGGATGAGACCACACTCTTCCTCACGT GGCCGGATGGGCACGTGACGCGGTATGGGCTGGAGTGGCTTGTGAAGAACAGCTATgaggggcagaagcagcaggtcaTGCACCCGCGGATTCTCTGGAATGCAGAAATTTACCGCCAAGCCCAGGTCCCATCCGTCGACTGCCGGAGTTTCCTGGAGACAGATGAGGGGCTAAAGGAATTCCTGCAAAACTTCTTGTTATATGGGATTGCTTTTGTAGAGAATGTCACTCCCACCAAAGAGGACACGGAAATTTTGGCGGAAAGGATCAGCTTAATCAG GGAGACCATTTATGGTAGAATGTGGTACTTTACCTCTGACTTCTCTCGGGGGGACACTGCCTACACCAAGCTGGCTCTGGATCGTCACACCGACACAACCTACTTCCAGGAGCCCTGCGG CATCCAGGTGTTTCACTGCCTGAAGCACGAGGGCACAGGTGGGCGGACGCTGCTGGTGGATGGTTTCTATGCAGCAGAGCAGGTTCTCCAGCAAGCCCCTGATCAATTCGAGCTGCTCAGCAAGGTGCCGTTGAAGCACGAGTATGTTGAGAACGTGGGAGACTGTCACAATCACATGATCGGAGTCGGGCCGGTTCTCAATGTCTATCCCTGGAACAACGAGCTTTATCTGATCAG ATACAATAACTATGATCGTGCCGTTATCAACACAGTGCCTTACGATATTGTACATCGTTGGTACGCTGCGCACCGCACACTCACCACGGAGCTCAGGAGACCAGAAAATGAACTGTGGGTCAAACTGAAGCCAGGCAAG GCACTGTTTGTAGATAACTGGCGTGTCCTGCACGGACGGGAAGCGTTCACAGGGTACCGCCAGCTCTGTGGCTGTTACCTGACGAGAGATGATGTGCTGAACACCGCACGCGTACTGGGACTCCAAGCTTAG